The Eriocheir sinensis breed Jianghai 21 chromosome 24, ASM2467909v1, whole genome shotgun sequence genome contains a region encoding:
- the LOC127002695 gene encoding uncharacterized protein LOC127002695 isoform X2: protein MKPLLTNAPARRKIPKVDGSSCRALQQLRGAVERESMAPSLGCGARGAGGGGGGVGTGGRPLLARLPLAHHAQLHTLADLLDGCSTKADPFAHQDTKVKTVSKCRGCDSFTLCSLLFGYEEQENTLEIEKLTPTALHVACLLPQPGPLVSRMVGVGVGAEVNEANVLGQTPLHALLLGDVRSTSLVEALCTLLAHGADVSVRDNAGETPLHLVRNLLRQGLYQRAAQVARILLQAGAHVDAANNEGRTLLTYSVEHLDDSLPLTRTLLNHGSSAWGAADGTDKDQSVFTWFLKAVITHRRVENCAYTVAILAHVMADNPRRMHQHILRTMFRQSRCYKVLGPVFLELKTLMMPHWTQPPTLTSLCWRTVRHSLTPKRIHSGAPKLGLPPPLESYILLGDTTNTSSNPTSDS from the exons ATGAAACCCCTGCTGACTAATGCCCCGGCCAGGAGAAAGATTCCCAAAGT GGATGGGTCGTCGTGCCGCGCTCTGCAGCAGCTGAGAGGCGCCGTGGAGCGGGAGTCCATGGCGCCGTCCCTAGGCTGCGGTGCCCGgggtgctggcggcggcggcgggggcgtggGCACGGGGGGGAGGCCGCTGCTCGCCCGCCTGCCCCTCGCCCACCACGCCCAGCTGCATACCCTGGCGGACCTCCTGGACGGGTGCTCTACCAAGGCGGATCCATTCGCCCACCAAG ATACCAAAGTGAAGACAGTCTCCAAGTGCCGCGGGTGTGACAGCTTCACCCTCTGCAGCCTTCTCTTCGGCTACGAGGAGCAGGAGAACACGCTGGAgatagag AAGCTGACGCCCACAGCCCTCCACGTGGCCTGCCTCCTGCCTCAGCCCGGGCCCCTCGTCAGCCGGatggtgggcgtgggcgtgggcgcggAGGTCAACGAGGCCAATGTGCTAGGCCAGACACCCTTACACGCCCTGCTActcg GTGACGTGCGGAGTACCTCGCTAGTGGAGGCGCTGTGCACGCTGCTGGCCCACGGCGCGGACGTCAGCGTGCGGGACAACGCCGGGGAGACGCCGCTCCACCTCGTGCGGAACCTCCTGCGGCAAGGCCTGTACCAGCGGGCCGCGCAGGTCGCTCGCATCCTGCTGCAGGCCGGGGCGCACGTCGACGCCGCAAATAATGAG GGCCGCACGCTCCTGACGTACAGCGTGGAGCACCTGGACGACTCCCTGCCCCTGACGCGGACGCTGCTCAACCACGGCTCCTCAGCGTGGGGCGCCGCGGACGGGACGGACAAGGACCAGAGTGTGTTTACCTGGTTCCTCAAG gctGTGATCACCCACCGTCGCGTCGAAAACTGCGCCTACACCGTTGCCATCCTCGCCCACGTGATGGCGGACAACCCGCGGCGCATGCACCAACATATCCTGAGGACCATGTTTAGGCAATCCAGGTGTTACAAG gtTTTGGGTCCCGTCTTCCTCGAGCTCAAGACCCTCATGATGCCGCACTGGACGCAGCCCCCGACCCTCACCTCCCTGTGCTGGCGAACCGTCCGTCACTCCCTCACGCCAAAGAGGATACACTCCGGGGCCCCAAAACTAGGCCTCCCCCCGCCCCTCGAGTCCTATATCCTACTGGGGGACACTACCAACACCTCCTCCAATCCTACAAGTGATTCCTAG